A single genomic interval of Lathyrus oleraceus cultivar Zhongwan6 chromosome 7, CAAS_Psat_ZW6_1.0, whole genome shotgun sequence harbors:
- the LOC127101435 gene encoding pre-mRNA-processing factor 39-2 isoform X2 — protein MVSHCPTKSPASNDNLELGIISKGSLHFDEWVSLILETEKTYPDNVEKICLLYDHFLSEFPLCHGYWKKYAAHMSRLCTMDKVVEVFERAVSAATYSVGLWVDYCSFGMSAFEDASDIQRLFKRAISFVGKDYLCHTLWDKYIHFAFSQQQWISLAHIYIQTLKFPTKKLHQYYDSFKKLISFLEEGITSQDNPQTELQSESCFDGEIPMTTCCNDDKIYCIIKDMVDSSVGLTSSIALKKYRIIGEQLYHKASELYSKISSFEANIPRYYFDVRPLDANQLQNWHDYLDFIELQGDFDWAVKLYERCLIVCANYPDYWMRYADFMEAKGGREIANYSLDRATGIYLKSVPAIHLFNARFKEQIGDVLAARAAYIRRCKETDSDFVENVISKANMEKRLGNTESAFSIYKEALEIAATEEKLQALPILYVHFSRLKYMSTNNVDAARVVLTDGIRTLPQNKLLLEELIKFSMMHGGKKHMDVIDSIIAGALSPKSDRSQGLSAEDAEDISNLYLEFVDYCGTINDVRKALNRHIRLFPDSARINSCQYSAKSKRPLNLVKNKREETSVAMSDEAPRDPSSNLQVHLPQQNKKMSLEKYCDTQSDAANDGLVLMENNTTQPNDTDSACLQIMESDDKAEDNARELPISVSEEPRDSDPERYLSSADLVGMKEESTKQENLKKNCSGPDISSENLLHPTASGNQPSEALQASSNEKSVFPQGKCELETEDLKPVSVTSASLNPQESTCPDSGLTASQVECEIIPESCQSNTANWYNSSISTQDSDYAQTHDERNRPNSSSHLDHRTKRPLFPSRFSRNRGGNWGPMNNNGKFRGGPKYGNRGRGGPRYGNREYTHRKEHQHQHLSLQQMHTADAGAYFPVIPVCSQSALQVQQCNQGPGQSQATAPPADFVAAQSWPIQNIQTQNSLSQSQLQASTISSVSQHAMQGNDQYGYMQNGQDYNQMWHHYYYQQQQLQLQQHYTQLQQQSFQPELSEQLQQQPFQPELSQQLQQQSFQPEMSQQLQQQSFQPELSQQLQQQSKPEPLQPQQLQQLHFQLQQVLQQQQPQQQEHSVYLQQLQPSTQSSSNPAEDQAQAVVIPQEAVSSQQSGNPGLISSPALHHPQEKPTQEE, from the exons ATGGTGTCGCACTGTCCTACAAAATCACCCG CTAGCAATGACAATCTTGAACTTGGAATTATTTCTAAGGGTTCATTACATTTTGATGAATGGGTTTCACTCATCTTAGAGACTGAGAAAACATATCCT GATAATGTGGAGAAAATATGTCTACTTTACGATCATTTCTTGTCTGAATTCCCTTTGTGTCATGGGTATTGGAAGAAGTATGCGGCACACATGTCACGGTTATGCACCATGGATAAGGTTGTTGAAGTCTTTGAACGAGCTGTGTCGGCTGCAACATATTCGGTTGGCTTGTGGGTTGACTACTGTAGCTTTGGTATGTCTGCTTTTGAGGATGCATCTGATATTCAGAG ATTGTTCAAGAGAGCCATTTCCTTTGTTGGGAAGGACTACTTATGTCATACCTTGTGGGACAAGTATATCCATTTTGCGTTTTCCCAGCAGCAGTGGATTTCTCTGGCTCACATTTATATCCAGACCCTTAAATTTCCAACCAAAAAGTTACACCAGTATTATGATAG TTTTAAAAAGCTGATATCCTTTTTGGAAGAAGGCATAACAAGCCAGGACAATCCCCAAACGGAATTACAGTCTGAATCATGTTTTGATGGTGAAATTCCCATGACTACGTGTTGCAATGATGACAAGATTTATTGTATTATCAAAGATATGGTGGATTCGTCTGTTGGATTGACCAGTTCAATAGCCCTAAAAAAGTACAGGATCATTGGAGAACAACTTTATCATAAGGCTAGTGAACTGTATTCAAAGATTAGTTCTTTTGAGGCAAATATTCCAAGATATTACTTTGATGTCCGGCCACTTGATGCAAATCAATTGCAGAATTGGCATGATTATCTGGATTTTATTGAACTTCAAGGGGATTTTGACTGG GCTGTGAAACTTTATGAGAGATGCTTGATTGTATGCGCCAATTATCCTGATTACTGGATGCGATATGCGGACTTCATGGAAGCCAAGGGAGGAAGAGAAATAGCAAATTATTCTCTAGACCGAGCAACCGGAATTTATTTGAAG AGTGTGCCAGCAATCCATTTATTTAATGCTAGGTTTAAGGAGCAAATAGGAGATGTTTTAGCTGCTCGTGCTGCATATATTCGTCGTTGTAAAGAGACAGATTCAGACTTTGTGGAGAATGTTATATCAAAAGCTAATATGGAAAAACGTTTG GGAAATACAGAGTCGGCTTTCAGTATATACAAAGAAGCACTTGAAATAGCTGCAACAGAGGAAAAGCTACAGGCCCTCCCCATTTTATATGTTCATTTCTCTCGGCTAAAATATATG AGTACAAACAACGTGGATGCTGCTAGAGTTGTCTTAACTGATGGTATCAGAACTTTGCCTCAAAACAAATTGCTTCTGGAG GAATTGATAAAGTTCTCTATGATGCATGGAGGGAAAAAACACATGGATGTAATAGATTCAATTATTGCAGGTGCATTATCTCCAAAGTCTGATAGATCTCAAGGTCTGAGTGCAGAGGATGCGGAGGATATATCGAACTTATACCTAGAG TTTGTTGACTATTGTGGAACCATAAATGATGTAAGGAAGGCATTGAATCGACACATAAGATTATTTCCAGActctgcacgaataaattcatgTCAGTACTCAGCCAAAAGTAAAAGGCCTCTCAATTTGGTCAAGAACAAGAGAGAAGAGACTTCTGTTGCCATGTCTGACGAAGCACCTAGAGATCCTAGTTCTAACTTGCAAGTGCATTTACCTCAACAAAACAAGAAAATGTCGTTGGAGAAATATTGTGATACGCAGTCTGATGCTGCCAATGATGGATTGGTCTTAATGGAGAATAATACAACTCAGCCTAATGATACAGATTCAGCCTGTCTTCAAATTATGGAGTCAGATGACAAAGCAGAAGATAATGCAAGGGAATTACCTATCTCAGTTTCAGAAGAGCCAAGAGACAGTGATCCTGAAAGGTATTTGTCGTCTGCAGATTTAGTTGGAATGAAAGAGGAATCTACCAAACAGgagaatttaaaaaaaaattgttctgGACCTGACATTTCATCAGAAAATTTATTGCATCCAACAGCCAGTGGAAATCAACCCTCCGAAGCTTTGCAAGCATCGTCAAATGAAAAATCTGTTTTTCCTCAGGGAAAGTGTGAGCTTGAGACTGAAGACTTGAAGCCAGTTTCTGTGACAAGTGCGTCACTGAACCCCCAGGAAAGTACATGCCCTGATTCAGGACTAACAGCATCTCAGGTGGAGTGCGAGATAATTCCAGAAAGCTGCCAGTCAAATACCGCAAATTGGTACAACTCTTCAATAAGTACACAAGATTCTGATTATGCCCAAACTCATGATGAGAGAAACAGGCCGAATTCATCCTCTCATCTGGACCATAGAACAAAAAGACCACTTTTTCCATCTAGATTTTCTAGAAATAGAGGTGGAAATTGGGGTCCAATGAACAATAATGGTAAATTCCGTGGAGGTCCTAAATATGGTAACCGTGGACGTGGAGGTCCCAGATATGGTAATCGTGAGTATACACATAGAAAAGAGCACCAGCACCAGCATTTGTCTCTACAGCAAATGCATACAGCTGATGCGGGAGCATATTTTCCCGTAATTCCTGTGTGTTCTCAATCTGCATTGCAAGTTCAGCAATGCAATCAAGGACCAGGCCAATCTCAAGCCACTGCTCCTCCTGCTGATTTTGTGGCTGCTCAAAGTTGGCCTATACAAAACATTCAGACGCAAAACTCTTTATCTCAGTCCCAATTACAAGCTAGTACCATATCAAGCGTGTCGCAGCATGCAATGCAAGGTAATGATCAATATGGATATATGCAGAATGGCCAAGACTATAATCAGATGTGGCATCATTATTACTACCAGCAGCAGCAGTTGCAACTACAACAACATTATACTCAATTGCAACAACAATCATTCCAACCGGAATTGTCAGAACAACTTCAACAACAACCGTTCCAACCGGAATTGTCGCAACAACTTCAACAACAATCATTCCAACCGGAAATGTCGCAACAACTTCAACAACAGTCATTCCAACCGGAATTGTCGCAACAACTTCAACAACAAAGTAAACCAGAACCTCTTCAACCACAACAGCTGCAACAGTTGCACTTCCAACTACAACAGGTTCTGCAGCAGCAGCAACCACAGCAGCAAGAGCATTCTGTTTACCTTCAGCAGCTACAGCCGTCAACACAA AGCAGCAGCAATCCCGCAGAAGACCAAGCTCAGGCAGTAGTGATACCGCAG GAAGCAGTATCATCACAACAATCAGGCAACCCGGGGTTAATTTCTTCTCCTGCTCTGCACCATCCTCAAGAAAAACCCACCCAAGAAGAGTAA
- the LOC127101435 gene encoding pre-mRNA-processing factor 39-2 isoform X1, with the protein MVSHCPTKSPASNDNLELGIISKGSLHFDEWVSLILETEKTYPDNVEKICLLYDHFLSEFPLCHGYWKKYAAHMSRLCTMDKVVEVFERAVSAATYSVGLWVDYCSFGMSAFEDASDIQRLFKRAISFVGKDYLCHTLWDKYIHFAFSQQQWISLAHIYIQTLKFPTKKLHQYYDSFKKLISFLEEGITSQDNPQTELQSESCFDGEIPMTTCCNDDKIYCIIKDMVDSSVGLTSSIALKKYRIIGEQLYHKASELYSKISSFEANIPRYYFDVRPLDANQLQNWHDYLDFIELQGDFDWAVKLYERCLIVCANYPDYWMRYADFMEAKGGREIANYSLDRATGIYLKSVPAIHLFNARFKEQIGDVLAARAAYIRRCKETDSDFVENVISKANMEKRLGNTESAFSIYKEALEIAATEEKLQALPILYVHFSRLKYMSTNNVDAARVVLTDGIRTLPQNKLLLEELIKFSMMHGGKKHMDVIDSIIAGALSPKSDRSQGLSAEDAEDISNLYLEFVDYCGTINDVRKALNRHIRLFPDSARINSCQYSAKSKRPLNLVKNKREETSVAMSDEAPRDPSSNLQVHLPQQNKKMSLEKYCDTQSDAANDGLVLMENNTTQPNDTDSACLQIMESDDKAEDNARELPISVSEEPRDSDPERYLSSADLVGMKEESTKQENLKKNCSGPDISSENLLHPTASGNQPSEALQASSNEKSVFPQGKCELETEDLKPVSVTSASLNPQESTCPDSGLTASQVECEIIPESCQSNTANWYNSSISTQDSDYAQTHDERNRPNSSSHLDHRTKRPLFPSRFSRNRGGNWGPMNNNGKFRGGPKYGNRGRGGPRYGNREYTHRKEHQHQHLSLQQMHTADAGAYFPVIPVCSQSALQVQQCNQGPGQSQATAPPADFVAAQSWPIQNIQTQNSLSQSQLQASTISSVSQHAMQGNDQYGYMQNGQDYNQMWHHYYYQQQQLQLQQHYTQLQQQSFQPELSEQLQQQPFQPELSQQLQQQSFQPEMSQQLQQQSFQPELSQQLQQQSKPEPLQPQQLQQLHFQLQQVLQQQQPQQQEHSVYLQQLQPSTQSSSNPAEDQAQAVVIPQGGQEAVSSQQSGNPGLISSPALHHPQEKPTQEE; encoded by the exons ATGGTGTCGCACTGTCCTACAAAATCACCCG CTAGCAATGACAATCTTGAACTTGGAATTATTTCTAAGGGTTCATTACATTTTGATGAATGGGTTTCACTCATCTTAGAGACTGAGAAAACATATCCT GATAATGTGGAGAAAATATGTCTACTTTACGATCATTTCTTGTCTGAATTCCCTTTGTGTCATGGGTATTGGAAGAAGTATGCGGCACACATGTCACGGTTATGCACCATGGATAAGGTTGTTGAAGTCTTTGAACGAGCTGTGTCGGCTGCAACATATTCGGTTGGCTTGTGGGTTGACTACTGTAGCTTTGGTATGTCTGCTTTTGAGGATGCATCTGATATTCAGAG ATTGTTCAAGAGAGCCATTTCCTTTGTTGGGAAGGACTACTTATGTCATACCTTGTGGGACAAGTATATCCATTTTGCGTTTTCCCAGCAGCAGTGGATTTCTCTGGCTCACATTTATATCCAGACCCTTAAATTTCCAACCAAAAAGTTACACCAGTATTATGATAG TTTTAAAAAGCTGATATCCTTTTTGGAAGAAGGCATAACAAGCCAGGACAATCCCCAAACGGAATTACAGTCTGAATCATGTTTTGATGGTGAAATTCCCATGACTACGTGTTGCAATGATGACAAGATTTATTGTATTATCAAAGATATGGTGGATTCGTCTGTTGGATTGACCAGTTCAATAGCCCTAAAAAAGTACAGGATCATTGGAGAACAACTTTATCATAAGGCTAGTGAACTGTATTCAAAGATTAGTTCTTTTGAGGCAAATATTCCAAGATATTACTTTGATGTCCGGCCACTTGATGCAAATCAATTGCAGAATTGGCATGATTATCTGGATTTTATTGAACTTCAAGGGGATTTTGACTGG GCTGTGAAACTTTATGAGAGATGCTTGATTGTATGCGCCAATTATCCTGATTACTGGATGCGATATGCGGACTTCATGGAAGCCAAGGGAGGAAGAGAAATAGCAAATTATTCTCTAGACCGAGCAACCGGAATTTATTTGAAG AGTGTGCCAGCAATCCATTTATTTAATGCTAGGTTTAAGGAGCAAATAGGAGATGTTTTAGCTGCTCGTGCTGCATATATTCGTCGTTGTAAAGAGACAGATTCAGACTTTGTGGAGAATGTTATATCAAAAGCTAATATGGAAAAACGTTTG GGAAATACAGAGTCGGCTTTCAGTATATACAAAGAAGCACTTGAAATAGCTGCAACAGAGGAAAAGCTACAGGCCCTCCCCATTTTATATGTTCATTTCTCTCGGCTAAAATATATG AGTACAAACAACGTGGATGCTGCTAGAGTTGTCTTAACTGATGGTATCAGAACTTTGCCTCAAAACAAATTGCTTCTGGAG GAATTGATAAAGTTCTCTATGATGCATGGAGGGAAAAAACACATGGATGTAATAGATTCAATTATTGCAGGTGCATTATCTCCAAAGTCTGATAGATCTCAAGGTCTGAGTGCAGAGGATGCGGAGGATATATCGAACTTATACCTAGAG TTTGTTGACTATTGTGGAACCATAAATGATGTAAGGAAGGCATTGAATCGACACATAAGATTATTTCCAGActctgcacgaataaattcatgTCAGTACTCAGCCAAAAGTAAAAGGCCTCTCAATTTGGTCAAGAACAAGAGAGAAGAGACTTCTGTTGCCATGTCTGACGAAGCACCTAGAGATCCTAGTTCTAACTTGCAAGTGCATTTACCTCAACAAAACAAGAAAATGTCGTTGGAGAAATATTGTGATACGCAGTCTGATGCTGCCAATGATGGATTGGTCTTAATGGAGAATAATACAACTCAGCCTAATGATACAGATTCAGCCTGTCTTCAAATTATGGAGTCAGATGACAAAGCAGAAGATAATGCAAGGGAATTACCTATCTCAGTTTCAGAAGAGCCAAGAGACAGTGATCCTGAAAGGTATTTGTCGTCTGCAGATTTAGTTGGAATGAAAGAGGAATCTACCAAACAGgagaatttaaaaaaaaattgttctgGACCTGACATTTCATCAGAAAATTTATTGCATCCAACAGCCAGTGGAAATCAACCCTCCGAAGCTTTGCAAGCATCGTCAAATGAAAAATCTGTTTTTCCTCAGGGAAAGTGTGAGCTTGAGACTGAAGACTTGAAGCCAGTTTCTGTGACAAGTGCGTCACTGAACCCCCAGGAAAGTACATGCCCTGATTCAGGACTAACAGCATCTCAGGTGGAGTGCGAGATAATTCCAGAAAGCTGCCAGTCAAATACCGCAAATTGGTACAACTCTTCAATAAGTACACAAGATTCTGATTATGCCCAAACTCATGATGAGAGAAACAGGCCGAATTCATCCTCTCATCTGGACCATAGAACAAAAAGACCACTTTTTCCATCTAGATTTTCTAGAAATAGAGGTGGAAATTGGGGTCCAATGAACAATAATGGTAAATTCCGTGGAGGTCCTAAATATGGTAACCGTGGACGTGGAGGTCCCAGATATGGTAATCGTGAGTATACACATAGAAAAGAGCACCAGCACCAGCATTTGTCTCTACAGCAAATGCATACAGCTGATGCGGGAGCATATTTTCCCGTAATTCCTGTGTGTTCTCAATCTGCATTGCAAGTTCAGCAATGCAATCAAGGACCAGGCCAATCTCAAGCCACTGCTCCTCCTGCTGATTTTGTGGCTGCTCAAAGTTGGCCTATACAAAACATTCAGACGCAAAACTCTTTATCTCAGTCCCAATTACAAGCTAGTACCATATCAAGCGTGTCGCAGCATGCAATGCAAGGTAATGATCAATATGGATATATGCAGAATGGCCAAGACTATAATCAGATGTGGCATCATTATTACTACCAGCAGCAGCAGTTGCAACTACAACAACATTATACTCAATTGCAACAACAATCATTCCAACCGGAATTGTCAGAACAACTTCAACAACAACCGTTCCAACCGGAATTGTCGCAACAACTTCAACAACAATCATTCCAACCGGAAATGTCGCAACAACTTCAACAACAGTCATTCCAACCGGAATTGTCGCAACAACTTCAACAACAAAGTAAACCAGAACCTCTTCAACCACAACAGCTGCAACAGTTGCACTTCCAACTACAACAGGTTCTGCAGCAGCAGCAACCACAGCAGCAAGAGCATTCTGTTTACCTTCAGCAGCTACAGCCGTCAACACAA AGCAGCAGCAATCCCGCAGAAGACCAAGCTCAGGCAGTAGTGATACCGCAG GGCGGCCAGGAAGCAGTATCATCACAACAATCAGGCAACCCGGGGTTAATTTCTTCTCCTGCTCTGCACCATCCTCAAGAAAAACCCACCCAAGAAGAGTAA
- the LOC127101435 gene encoding pre-mRNA-processing factor 39-2 isoform X3, producing MIVLYFFSFKKLISFLEEGITSQDNPQTELQSESCFDGEIPMTTCCNDDKIYCIIKDMVDSSVGLTSSIALKKYRIIGEQLYHKASELYSKISSFEANIPRYYFDVRPLDANQLQNWHDYLDFIELQGDFDWAVKLYERCLIVCANYPDYWMRYADFMEAKGGREIANYSLDRATGIYLKSVPAIHLFNARFKEQIGDVLAARAAYIRRCKETDSDFVENVISKANMEKRLGNTESAFSIYKEALEIAATEEKLQALPILYVHFSRLKYMSTNNVDAARVVLTDGIRTLPQNKLLLEELIKFSMMHGGKKHMDVIDSIIAGALSPKSDRSQGLSAEDAEDISNLYLEFVDYCGTINDVRKALNRHIRLFPDSARINSCQYSAKSKRPLNLVKNKREETSVAMSDEAPRDPSSNLQVHLPQQNKKMSLEKYCDTQSDAANDGLVLMENNTTQPNDTDSACLQIMESDDKAEDNARELPISVSEEPRDSDPERYLSSADLVGMKEESTKQENLKKNCSGPDISSENLLHPTASGNQPSEALQASSNEKSVFPQGKCELETEDLKPVSVTSASLNPQESTCPDSGLTASQVECEIIPESCQSNTANWYNSSISTQDSDYAQTHDERNRPNSSSHLDHRTKRPLFPSRFSRNRGGNWGPMNNNGKFRGGPKYGNRGRGGPRYGNREYTHRKEHQHQHLSLQQMHTADAGAYFPVIPVCSQSALQVQQCNQGPGQSQATAPPADFVAAQSWPIQNIQTQNSLSQSQLQASTISSVSQHAMQGNDQYGYMQNGQDYNQMWHHYYYQQQQLQLQQHYTQLQQQSFQPELSEQLQQQPFQPELSQQLQQQSFQPEMSQQLQQQSFQPELSQQLQQQSKPEPLQPQQLQQLHFQLQQVLQQQQPQQQEHSVYLQQLQPSTQSSSNPAEDQAQAVVIPQGGQEAVSSQQSGNPGLISSPALHHPQEKPTQEE from the exons ATGATAG TTCTATATTTCTTCAGTTTTAAAAAGCTGATATCCTTTTTGGAAGAAGGCATAACAAGCCAGGACAATCCCCAAACGGAATTACAGTCTGAATCATGTTTTGATGGTGAAATTCCCATGACTACGTGTTGCAATGATGACAAGATTTATTGTATTATCAAAGATATGGTGGATTCGTCTGTTGGATTGACCAGTTCAATAGCCCTAAAAAAGTACAGGATCATTGGAGAACAACTTTATCATAAGGCTAGTGAACTGTATTCAAAGATTAGTTCTTTTGAGGCAAATATTCCAAGATATTACTTTGATGTCCGGCCACTTGATGCAAATCAATTGCAGAATTGGCATGATTATCTGGATTTTATTGAACTTCAAGGGGATTTTGACTGG GCTGTGAAACTTTATGAGAGATGCTTGATTGTATGCGCCAATTATCCTGATTACTGGATGCGATATGCGGACTTCATGGAAGCCAAGGGAGGAAGAGAAATAGCAAATTATTCTCTAGACCGAGCAACCGGAATTTATTTGAAG AGTGTGCCAGCAATCCATTTATTTAATGCTAGGTTTAAGGAGCAAATAGGAGATGTTTTAGCTGCTCGTGCTGCATATATTCGTCGTTGTAAAGAGACAGATTCAGACTTTGTGGAGAATGTTATATCAAAAGCTAATATGGAAAAACGTTTG GGAAATACAGAGTCGGCTTTCAGTATATACAAAGAAGCACTTGAAATAGCTGCAACAGAGGAAAAGCTACAGGCCCTCCCCATTTTATATGTTCATTTCTCTCGGCTAAAATATATG AGTACAAACAACGTGGATGCTGCTAGAGTTGTCTTAACTGATGGTATCAGAACTTTGCCTCAAAACAAATTGCTTCTGGAG GAATTGATAAAGTTCTCTATGATGCATGGAGGGAAAAAACACATGGATGTAATAGATTCAATTATTGCAGGTGCATTATCTCCAAAGTCTGATAGATCTCAAGGTCTGAGTGCAGAGGATGCGGAGGATATATCGAACTTATACCTAGAG TTTGTTGACTATTGTGGAACCATAAATGATGTAAGGAAGGCATTGAATCGACACATAAGATTATTTCCAGActctgcacgaataaattcatgTCAGTACTCAGCCAAAAGTAAAAGGCCTCTCAATTTGGTCAAGAACAAGAGAGAAGAGACTTCTGTTGCCATGTCTGACGAAGCACCTAGAGATCCTAGTTCTAACTTGCAAGTGCATTTACCTCAACAAAACAAGAAAATGTCGTTGGAGAAATATTGTGATACGCAGTCTGATGCTGCCAATGATGGATTGGTCTTAATGGAGAATAATACAACTCAGCCTAATGATACAGATTCAGCCTGTCTTCAAATTATGGAGTCAGATGACAAAGCAGAAGATAATGCAAGGGAATTACCTATCTCAGTTTCAGAAGAGCCAAGAGACAGTGATCCTGAAAGGTATTTGTCGTCTGCAGATTTAGTTGGAATGAAAGAGGAATCTACCAAACAGgagaatttaaaaaaaaattgttctgGACCTGACATTTCATCAGAAAATTTATTGCATCCAACAGCCAGTGGAAATCAACCCTCCGAAGCTTTGCAAGCATCGTCAAATGAAAAATCTGTTTTTCCTCAGGGAAAGTGTGAGCTTGAGACTGAAGACTTGAAGCCAGTTTCTGTGACAAGTGCGTCACTGAACCCCCAGGAAAGTACATGCCCTGATTCAGGACTAACAGCATCTCAGGTGGAGTGCGAGATAATTCCAGAAAGCTGCCAGTCAAATACCGCAAATTGGTACAACTCTTCAATAAGTACACAAGATTCTGATTATGCCCAAACTCATGATGAGAGAAACAGGCCGAATTCATCCTCTCATCTGGACCATAGAACAAAAAGACCACTTTTTCCATCTAGATTTTCTAGAAATAGAGGTGGAAATTGGGGTCCAATGAACAATAATGGTAAATTCCGTGGAGGTCCTAAATATGGTAACCGTGGACGTGGAGGTCCCAGATATGGTAATCGTGAGTATACACATAGAAAAGAGCACCAGCACCAGCATTTGTCTCTACAGCAAATGCATACAGCTGATGCGGGAGCATATTTTCCCGTAATTCCTGTGTGTTCTCAATCTGCATTGCAAGTTCAGCAATGCAATCAAGGACCAGGCCAATCTCAAGCCACTGCTCCTCCTGCTGATTTTGTGGCTGCTCAAAGTTGGCCTATACAAAACATTCAGACGCAAAACTCTTTATCTCAGTCCCAATTACAAGCTAGTACCATATCAAGCGTGTCGCAGCATGCAATGCAAGGTAATGATCAATATGGATATATGCAGAATGGCCAAGACTATAATCAGATGTGGCATCATTATTACTACCAGCAGCAGCAGTTGCAACTACAACAACATTATACTCAATTGCAACAACAATCATTCCAACCGGAATTGTCAGAACAACTTCAACAACAACCGTTCCAACCGGAATTGTCGCAACAACTTCAACAACAATCATTCCAACCGGAAATGTCGCAACAACTTCAACAACAGTCATTCCAACCGGAATTGTCGCAACAACTTCAACAACAAAGTAAACCAGAACCTCTTCAACCACAACAGCTGCAACAGTTGCACTTCCAACTACAACAGGTTCTGCAGCAGCAGCAACCACAGCAGCAAGAGCATTCTGTTTACCTTCAGCAGCTACAGCCGTCAACACAA AGCAGCAGCAATCCCGCAGAAGACCAAGCTCAGGCAGTAGTGATACCGCAG GGCGGCCAGGAAGCAGTATCATCACAACAATCAGGCAACCCGGGGTTAATTTCTTCTCCTGCTCTGCACCATCCTCAAGAAAAACCCACCCAAGAAGAGTAA